Below is a window of Ischnura elegans chromosome 1, ioIscEleg1.1, whole genome shotgun sequence DNA.
CACAGATACTCTGTTCTCACCCCCTCCTGATGTTTAATGACTTCCACCCTAAACCTAATCACAAAGCAGATGATGCATCTCCATCTCTCTAAACCGTTTTTGGGGCTGCTATTTGTATCACAAGATGGTCGTTACCATTATTTACTGATTAGTAATTGATCATGAATATCACTTCTTTTTGCGACCACTGCAAATATAGGTTTACCAGCCCATCCTAAAATTTAATTGCCAGGCAAAACACTACCAAGCTTCTTCCCCCGCTAGCATCCCtggattaaaaacattaaatgccataaaaatggctcagtgaaaggctgcaaattttatttttctcacttcATAATTCTtttcagaaagtttttttttgctattttcggAGCAGAAATATATTTGGTTTCAAATTATGTCTACCACGGGTaacaatttttcagttaaaaaactGCGGCAACCTTTTACGAGAACTTAAAGTCTGACTCTGATACTGAATGTTACATTTGCTTAATATTATCCTTGGTTATAGGCTACCTGCAGATCACAAATGTAACACATGGTGATCGCACAGTGATGGATTGAAAGGAGTAAACTGATGGTTAGTTCTTTGGCGAATACGCAAAATATATcatcaaatgtatttttatttatttatttgtgttaaAATACATTCCAATCGTCGAAAACATGATGTGTGTAAAACATAATCAAAATTCTCACTTGCTATGAAGGCGAAAAACAGATCACAAATCAAAAGGGGCCACTCAGAATCGTATACGGTGTAGCTTCCGATCCAAATATCTTCCTTAACTCCCTGAGAAGTACCGAGGTGGGAAGGGATGAAGGAAAAGTTTGATTAAGTTAGAGAAAGGGGAAAAGCGGGTCAAGAGAAGGGGTCAACATTAAGCCCACGGGCATCCCAACCCTTAAGTAGCCGTATGTAGGCGAGAAAGGTATGGAGGGTGGAATATGAGGGGGGAGGAAGGCTATAGGCGACACCTTAAAGCAATGGTTGAAGAAGGCTTCATGGGAAGGATCATTTAGGggacgaaatatttatttatatcatacaACTTGTGActcctttcatttaattttttttaaaccagctcTAAAAGCCCCAATCATGCTTAGCAAAGATGGGAAGATTTTTAGGTGTTATGCTAGTGATGAAAAATTCAGTTGTAATCAATCTGCGCAGCAGAAAAGGAAAGAGTGAAAATGAGAGTCATTTGtaaagtatttttcataatttcagtgTCATACTATAATAATATACTCCCCAATGGAGATTAGGAAGAGTTTactcaaagatattattttactgaggaattgatggtattgaactttatttcttttatttgacaCAGCATTTCCCAAAAAGGAAACTTTTGTATTTGTAACATATATCCTGGAATTCAAAACGGAAAAGCTGTTCCATTGCTTCCCATGTTCATCAGCCATTGACGGGCGTACCCTTTGAAGGTTGTAAAATGTTCAGTTAAGGCTTCGGACAGCCTTGAAAGATTTATCGTTCCATCATGTTCGGTGATGAACGGCACAAAAACAACAATACCAGATGCTAACAGTGTAAGGGGCCAAAGGGCAGCTGCAGTTAGCTTGAGGACCCCTGATAGGATGTATGCACCCACGAGTCCGGAACCCACTGCCACGGGAGATCCTTCCAACCATTGACACAGGAAGTACTGGAAGCCTTCTGCACCGGTACAATCCTCATCTGAGCAAATTTCACTCTTGGCCACCTGCAGAAATCCATGGAAAAGTTatcaaaatgtaatttatatttgaGGATCGATATATTCTCGGTTCTCTTTGAGAGTTACAATCCCTCCAATTTATTTGGAATGAAATCTATTTTATATGGACCACGTGAGGAATTATGAAGTGCTCTTTTTGTATGCTCAAGACTTTTCGGAGTGGTGCCATGACGAGGAGAGCGGGAGTAGCATCATGACGTTTTTAGTTATAGCGCGTATTTAGGATTTTGCCAGTGCTGACCGGCGCATGAAACATCAATAATACAACCGAATTATCATTCATATTCTTGGTGAAGTCGTCGAACTCCCAGGGTACTTTAATTCAATAGCTACTAATGGTTTTTATAGTAGATGGAAACTATGATAGATCCACAGAAAAGTGAGCGTAAATTTTGTATTCTGTGATTTGTGTTTAGGTTTTATGATTGCATTTATCAAAAGACGTCCTCTCTTGATAGAAATCAGTGGTTGAACGTCATTTAAAAGACATTATTTAAGCCTATTTTAAATAATCTAGTAAGACGTTAAGGTAAAAACAATATCTTTTGCGTCAGAACCAAATGAGATCCTGCAATCATACTCCTGATATTTATTAACAACAAAATGTTCAATTATTCTCGAAAAAATTTTCTAATACTAGCtctgttaaattaatttttgtccaAATAAAATACATCGTTTCAGTGATAAGTGCTACAAAATACATCTGTGTAACTGTGACGTGGCCGGTAAAAATAATTGTTCGAGAGCTACATATGAATTAAATGCTCACATTTCCATGTGTCTCCACAGCATTAAGTAggtatgttttgaatatttccaaactggggaatttttttaattatttaatattcagaTACAATTTCTAGGTCTAATCAAACATACTTTAAAAACCTGCttctcttaaaaaatatattttcaatttaattattgaGTGCAcgtattaagttttaaaattatgcttCTAACTGTGAAAACGCCACTTGGGGAAATGTCTATGTTCACATTAGACTTTCACGCTTGACGGAATGGTGAGAACAGCATTAGGATTTTTGTAATTGgcttgtattaattttgatttaatctCGCGGCTGGAAAAACTTGCTTCCTCAGATCCCCTTGCGAATCGCTTACCCTCCTGCTCCAACCCTCCTTTTTCTTACCTATCGCGTGGGACTCTTAAACGTTTTAGAAACTTTTAATTGAAACATTCCATTCCGTTTACTCGGTCACTAGAGTGCATAAAATTGTATATTTACTGAACTTATTTATATAATGACTGGAAGAATTTCCCCGAGTCAAAAACGTATTTTTTGGGACATGGCTGTTACCGTCCGAGATAGCAACAGTTTAAAACAAaagatttcaaaaatgtttcccaaaAGCCTTCCCTCTCGCGCAGTGTAAACACAAGATAAAGTCACAATATCAATGTTATAAATTCATGAGATAAAGAGGGCtaattaaatcaaaatgaaaggTTCAATCAGCATGAAATTACCTCCATGAGGACGGTCCTTAACAGCCAGACAcactaagtaaaaaaaaatgttctgaaaattaactaaaatttttacgatttttacaTTTGAGCTTATTTTAATTATGGTGTTGCTATCGACAACTAGCAAGTTTACAAAtactattattttgattatttccatgattaCGCGACCTATCTATCCACGATTATGAAGCAGTTATGAAGTGCCCTTTTCTTCGAAATAGTTTGCTGTCTTCTTATTAATTCCGTCACTGAATATTACGTGAGTCCTGAATATTACGAAAACATACCTAATTGCGACCCAACGTGATCTCATTATTGTACcagaaaatttggaataaaaatatcagaGCTTTCGAATACTCAGCGATTTTATCTTCTGAGggcacgaaaaaaaattcaaataaggatgaaacgtttaaaatgataaaatatttaaaatttcattgtgcTCCGAAAATTTGCCTTTAATCATTAATCATGACAAATATTTACCCATCGATCGCTGCCAATTGGTTTTACGTAAACATCGACAGCATGAGATTCCAATATTTTAgaagtaataatatatttttctgttaccTAATCCTTTCATAATTTCCAAGAATATAAAATAGTGCTTGCAAAGATCTGGACTGAGACGTCACTTACCATTCTACTCACCCTTAAGGTCCAGGTGACTGCTTAAGTGAACACATTTTCCAAACTACCATATATCTCCTCCAATTTCTCTCTTGGTGCACAATCTGAATAACTATTAAACCAGGAGGTTGCGTGATGGTCAATGGAACGAAATAGGTGAGCAGATGGATGAGGAAACCAAATCCTGGCCTCACGTTCAATTGTATATTTATcactaattttttaaaagcagTATAAAATTCTTAAACTAATATATCTCtatttagtgaaaaaaatcacttaggGCATCAGGTCGTTAATGTTGTGCTCGTCTCATTTAAATTCTGCGGACTAGGTGTTCGTTCCTGTCCTCCCACCCATCCCTTTCGCCACTTTTCGTATTCCAAACAAATTTTCCGCGTCTTCAGTTTGAGAAGGGAGTCCATCCGGCGAATGAAACCATTTAAAACCCTCCCCTTCCCATGATTCCCTCATTTCATTTTCCTTTAGTCTCTCGTCCATTCTCGCTCCCACCTCGCCCAGCGAGATAAGGGGCTTTACATATACATCCTTACCCCACTGATACAGACAACCCCTCAATTCCAAATTCCTATCCCCAATCCCTTCATGGTTTTATTACTCACTTTCTCCCACTTTAACCCCAGCTAATATAGCACCTCCTACCACCCAAGAAAGGTCCTCCACACTTTATTTAACTCCCCACTCCTACTAATTGCCGAGAAAAACCAAAACTCCTGCCGCAAATCTTTTCGGATAGCCATACCTTCGAGCCAATTCTTGGGGATCTTTGTGATTTTTCTTTCCCGAATCCCGAAACAAAACTGTCGGAAAATGGAAAGAATTTACCTTCAACGCGATAGCAACAGAAATAttgcttcttcaatttttaagTGCCCAAATATTTGTCGCAAGTTTAGGGAGGATGATAGGGATAATCTGAAACGAACAACCCTGTTTTGACCTAGGTGTTTTTCAAGGTCTATTTCTACCCCAGCTTGGCTGAAattgatgagaaaataaatccACCAAAAATAAATCGTCTTGACTAAGTATCATTTTCTGAGAATAGACAGAACAATTTGATTTATGATTGACCTAACctatgaaaatatgataaaagcCATATTTAGGTGCTTACGATAGGACACAGGAGGCTTCGGACCACCAGATGCTAGAACTCATCCATAATtctcgtaaaattattttttccattaaaacctCCAGGAGGCTTCAAAACAGAGTACAATTAATTACCTGCCGCAACATTAAAATTCTACCTTCTCTTTGTTCATCGGTTGAATCTTCCACTAGTATCAACTCCCATTTCCATATTTACCGCTCCTTATAAGTGGACCACATCTGACTGAGTTTGTGCATACCGCCCCAACCCAGATCCTTTCATAAATGTTCCAAAATTCTTCACGTCCCCCTAACAACATTCATATGAAAACACATCCCCCAGCCtccattgaattattttctaatataAAAAGTTTCTCCTGTGGTGTGAGGCCGTGGTGGTGTTAGTTCGAGTATAACAGATGGGCATAAGAACTATTAAATAACACAAATGCTGCGGCAAACCGCTCGGTGGGCGGTAGAAGAAGGGAGTAAGGAAACCCTCGCTGCTTGAATCCTTTTTGGCTTCGTGAAACTTCTTTTCCCTAAGTAATTTATTCCAATTCTTTCCGTCCTCTTCTAGATGTGAAGAAGGTAAGGTCGTAAAACCAAAAAATTCATATTCGTTTCTTCAATTTTGATAATAACGCTAACCTCAGAAAACGAAACAATAGAGAACCGAGAAAACATTTTCCGTCGTTTATTGACTCCATGCAGAATGGCAACAAGCGCCATTTCATGCCTAATTAGGCATTTGCGATTAACGTTTTCCCTCGTTCACTTGAATTAACTATTGAGAGTAAATAAGTGTTATTTTTAGCCAGTTATATTTGCCCCTTGGTTTGCTCAGAAGCTCCACCCTGCGCTTTCATACTCATATCTGACCTTATTTTTAAATGCTCTCGAAACACGtaagaaaataatggaatcatCATATCAGCTTtgcattgtaaataaataattattgaacgagaaaatatcaaatttcccGCCGCCATAATTTTGTTCCCAATATGCCTAAAGATAAAAATCGAATGTATTGAAAAATTTTGAGatgctcatttattaaaaaaaaaagccgcTTCTGTATCCAGAGATTTTCAAAATCCACTAATTACTGGAACAAATTCTACACCGGAATAAGTATGTACCCCTCAATGGGCATTAACGTACATGCTCAATagttaatcaataaatttccaCTGAAATAAACCTCTCAGACTTGGTAAGCACATTGCGTTGACAATTGACGTGAAATTCGTGAGAAACATTTTTTactaaattactaaaaaaaatttagattttatgatgaaatttataTCTTCAGTGACTAAAAATGAGTTGAGgcttcaattttttcccatgtAATATTACCGCAGATCAATTTTCGTTGAAGTTCGGACAATTATTGGAATTATTTATCGTGAAAATAcgcaataaaaatgcaatttgaaattaaacataaaataatttattagaaaataataCGCTATACataaaagaaaagagaagaaTTTACATGTAGAGAAGTAAATATATCCTATTAAGATtgtacaattaaattttaaaaattacctgacATCACAAATCCTATTTCagtaatgtataaataataatatagaaaataactATAGAAATCTTAGTGAGGTTGACTAAGTGATTTACGTATAGAAACGCATATTCAACAGAACTACAACTTTATTTTGAGCTGCGATTGAGTGAAATCTTCGAAAGATTTCATCTTCAACTGGTCAATTAAATAGTATGTGGTAGGTATTTGTCGGTCCAATAATCCTATTTCCAAAATTTACTGAGCCAATGAAGCGAAACCCAGCGATGATAATTTTTGTATATAGCTCTTTTACGAAGgacttttcctttttatatcagAAAAACCGTATAGAAAGTATATGCTTACTCTATTATCATAGAATAAGTTTATACTTACTCATGGAATCAcgcttatttttaatattttgctcaGTCAAACGTTAAACCTAAATATtagtttcaatgaaataatgtCAAATATGTACACATATGTGCCGACTATTGGAAGATTTATTCCTCGAATAATGCTATCTATTATTTATAGCGACAATGGACAAACGAAAGAAGTGCATT
It encodes the following:
- the LOC124174237 gene encoding uncharacterized protein LOC124174237 — its product is MEVAKSEICSDEDCTGAEGFQYFLCQWLEGSPVAVGSGLVGAYILSGVLKLTAAALWPLTLLASGIVVFVPFITEHDGTINLSRLSEALTEHFTTFKGYARQWLMNMGSNGTAFPF